The following coding sequences lie in one Silene latifolia isolate original U9 population chromosome 5, ASM4854445v1, whole genome shotgun sequence genomic window:
- the LOC141655247 gene encoding uncharacterized protein LOC141655247: MVWNVQGTGSKNKIKAIKEIVRIYKPSVLALVETHMGGDHAVKLGKIIGYDGHSRVNSIGFSGGIWLYWRRDVVTVNPVREHAQFITVEIARNGEFPWFFSAVYASPDPTNRRELWLELENFARTNNRPWIMAGDFNETRSLTERHGGDSNMARRCERFNDWIENCDLIELAFAGPSHTWARGNSVETRQSARLDRALCNADQKVLCLKKQWYGIYRLYNRIIVLF; encoded by the coding sequence ATGGTCTGGAATGTGCAAGGTACGGGTAGTAAAAACAAAATTAAAGCTATTAAGGAGATAGTACGTATTTACAAACCTTCCGTCTTAGCTCTTGTCGAAACCCATATGGGGGGAGATCACGCTGTTAAATTAGGTAAAATCATAGGTTATGATGGACACTCAAGAGTTAACTCAATAGGCTTTAGCGGAGGCATTTGGTTATACTGGAGAAGGGACGTAGTGACTGTCAATCCGGTTAGAGAACATGCCCAGTTTATTACCGTGGAAATCGCTAGAAACGGGGAATTCCCCTGGTTTTTCTCTGCTGTGTATGCTAGTCCTGACCCAACAAATAGACGGGAGCTTTGGCTAGAATTGGAGAACTTTGCGCGGACTAACAATCGTCCATGGATTATGGCTGGGGATTTTAACGAAACTCGCTCGTTAACCGAGAGACATGGTGGAGATTCTAATATGGCCCGTAGATGCGAAAGGTTCAATGATTGGATAGAAAATTGTGATTTAATTGAACTTGCCTTTGCTGGGCCTTCTCATACCTGGGCTCGTGGCAATTCGGTTGAGACTAGACAGAGCGCGAGGCTAGACAGGGCCTTATGCAATGCGGATCAAAAGGTGCTATGTTTGAAGAAGCAATGGTACGGCATTTACCGGCTTTACAATCGGATCATTGTCCTCTTCTAA
- the LOC141655249 gene encoding uncharacterized protein LOC141655249: MVQDMVEQVHLIRQKKKATQNRQKSCADLHRRDIEFEVGDKVILKVSLMRGVMRFGKRGRLSDKFISPYEILDRIGEVAYRLALPPSIDRVHNIFHVSQLRKYVSDLSHVLEVQNIELDEALTYAEVPKEILDRKVRKTSNGETILFKVLWSNHDVEEATWEPEEAMRERYPYLFDQVCLVTGS, translated from the coding sequence atggtacaagatatggttgagcaggtACATCTGATTCGACAAAAGAAGAAAGCAACTCAGAATCGGCAAAAGAGTTGTGCAGATTTGCATCGCAGAGATATCGAGTTTGAGGTGGGTGACAAGGTTATTTTAAAAGTGTCACTTATGCGCGGCGTTATGAGGTTTGGCAAGAGAGGGAGGTTGAGCGACAAATTCATAagtccatatgagattttggatcgaaTAGGTGAAGTAGCTTATCGGCTAGCTTTGCCACCATCTATTGATCGGGTGCATAATATATTCCATGTATCACAActtcggaaatatgtgagtgatttATCTCATGTACTTGAGGTGCAGAATATTGAGCTAGATGAAGCTCTCACTTATGCAGAGGTGCCAAAGGAGATATTGGATCGTAAGGTGCGCAAGACAAGCAATGGTGAAACCATCTTGTTTAAGGTGTTATGGTCTAACCACGATGTTGAAGAGGCTACATGGGAGCCGGAAGAGGCAATGAGGGAGCGTTATCCATATCTTTTTGATCaagtatgtttggttacggggtcgTAA